A DNA window from Microcystis aeruginosa NIES-843 contains the following coding sequences:
- the psbD gene encoding photosystem II D2 protein (photosystem q(a) protein) yields MTIAVGRAPERGLFDALDDWLKRDRFVFIGWSGLLLFPCAFMALGGWLTGTTFVTSWYTHGLASSYLEGGNFLTVAVSTPADAFGHSILFLWGPEAQGNFTRWCQIGGLWPFVALHGAFGLIGFMLRQFEIARLVGIRPYNALAFSGPIAVFVSVFLMYPLGQSSWFFAPSFGVAGIFRFILFFQGFHNWTLNPFHMMGVAGILGGALLCAIHGATVENTLFEDGEGSNTFRAFEPTQAEETYSMVTANRFWSQIFGIAFSNKRWLHFFMLFVPVTGLWMSAVGVVGLALNLRAYDFVSQELRAAEDPEFETFYTKNILLNEGLRAWMAPQDQPHENFIFPEEVLPRGNAL; encoded by the coding sequence ATGACCATTGCTGTCGGACGCGCCCCAGAAAGAGGGCTGTTTGATGCTCTCGATGACTGGCTCAAAAGAGACCGTTTCGTCTTCATCGGTTGGTCTGGTTTACTACTCTTCCCCTGCGCCTTCATGGCCCTAGGTGGATGGTTAACCGGCACCACCTTCGTCACCTCCTGGTACACCCACGGGTTAGCCAGTTCCTACCTGGAAGGCGGCAACTTCCTGACTGTAGCCGTCTCCACCCCCGCCGATGCCTTCGGCCACTCCATCCTCTTTCTCTGGGGACCGGAAGCCCAAGGTAACTTCACCCGTTGGTGTCAAATCGGCGGTTTATGGCCCTTTGTCGCTCTCCACGGTGCTTTCGGCTTGATTGGCTTCATGCTACGTCAGTTTGAAATCGCCCGTTTAGTCGGCATTCGTCCCTACAACGCCCTCGCCTTCTCCGGTCCGATTGCGGTGTTCGTCAGTGTCTTCCTGATGTACCCCCTCGGTCAGTCTAGCTGGTTCTTTGCCCCTAGCTTCGGCGTGGCTGGTATCTTCCGTTTTATTCTCTTCTTCCAAGGCTTCCACAACTGGACCCTCAACCCCTTCCACATGATGGGTGTAGCCGGTATCCTCGGTGGTGCGCTTCTCTGTGCTATTCACGGAGCGACCGTAGAAAATACCCTGTTTGAAGACGGTGAAGGTTCCAACACTTTCCGAGCTTTTGAACCCACCCAAGCGGAAGAAACCTACTCCATGGTCACTGCGAACCGTTTCTGGTCGCAAATCTTCGGCATCGCTTTCTCCAACAAACGTTGGTTACACTTCTTCATGCTCTTTGTCCCCGTGACTGGTTTATGGATGAGTGCTGTGGGTGTGGTTGGATTAGCGCTTAACCTCCGGGCCTATGACTTCGTTTCTCAGGAATTGAGAGCGGCGGAAGACCCGGAATTTGAAACCTTCTACACTAAAAATATTCTGCTTAACGAAGGTCTGAGAGCTTGGATGGCTCCCCAAGACCAACCCCACGAAAACTTTATCTTCCCTGAGGAGGTTCTCCCGCGTGGTAACGCTCTCTAA
- a CDS encoding lipoate--protein ligase family protein, with translation MMKCYENPLVAAKIWRYIPPIISSAELQMAIDSWLLEQHRCGHHPPTLRFYQWSPPAISLGYHQRQYPDFWRNLTWQGQKISLVRRPTGGRAVLHQGDLTYMVINSGMKGNVREVYRQICQFLITGWQNLGLELSYGAAGRGYIHSANCFGTATGADLVDNWGNKFIGSAQLQRGSSVLQHGSMVLEQDNSLFEQVFGSAAPKKLNLAPDLTLETLIATLKTAAEDCFDCQLLEQPLRDCEWQSIKKMNINTH, from the coding sequence ATGATGAAATGTTACGAGAATCCTTTGGTGGCAGCTAAAATTTGGCGTTATATCCCTCCAATTATCTCATCGGCAGAGCTACAAATGGCGATCGATTCTTGGTTACTAGAGCAACACCGTTGTGGTCATCATCCCCCGACTCTGCGTTTTTATCAATGGTCGCCCCCGGCTATTTCCCTGGGCTATCATCAACGGCAATATCCCGATTTTTGGCGTAATTTGACTTGGCAAGGGCAAAAAATCTCCCTAGTTCGTCGTCCTACCGGTGGACGGGCAGTACTACATCAGGGGGATTTGACTTATATGGTGATAAATTCGGGGATGAAGGGTAATGTTAGGGAAGTTTACCGTCAAATCTGTCAATTTTTAATCACAGGCTGGCAAAATCTCGGTCTGGAATTGTCCTACGGTGCTGCAGGCCGGGGATATATCCATTCTGCTAACTGTTTCGGTACGGCTACCGGTGCGGATCTAGTCGATAATTGGGGGAATAAATTTATTGGTAGCGCCCAACTGCAACGGGGTTCCTCGGTTCTCCAACATGGTTCCATGGTGCTAGAGCAAGATAATTCGCTGTTTGAGCAAGTTTTCGGCAGTGCTGCCCCTAAAAAGCTGAATTTAGCTCCAGATTTGACCCTAGAAACCCTTATCGCCACCCTGAAAACCGCCGCCGAGGATTGCTTTGATTGTCAATTGCTAGAACAACCCCTCAGGGATTGCGAGTGGCAATCAATTAAAAAAATGAATATAAATACTCATTGA
- a CDS encoding YbjN domain-containing protein — MTTESLATSEAIESMTDEFLASTSSHQEMIEMVISTLQQNDTAMVQHTEKGYLWKFQYGSVEVFVQLTGESDDDFLTVWSSVLKLPVKDELGLTRKLLAMNCAETFESHFAIMNDQVVVISQRTVADLSAGEISRAITLVATVADNNDEMLRESFGGS, encoded by the coding sequence ATGACCACAGAAAGTTTAGCGACTTCAGAAGCAATAGAGTCAATGACCGATGAATTTCTGGCTAGTACGAGCAGTCACCAAGAAATGATTGAAATGGTTATTTCTACTCTGCAGCAGAATGATACTGCTATGGTACAACATACAGAAAAAGGTTATCTTTGGAAGTTTCAGTATGGTAGCGTTGAGGTATTTGTACAGTTAACTGGGGAAAGCGATGATGATTTTCTAACGGTGTGGTCTTCTGTCCTCAAATTACCCGTTAAGGATGAATTGGGATTAACCCGCAAGTTATTAGCGATGAATTGTGCCGAAACCTTTGAATCTCATTTTGCCATTATGAATGATCAGGTGGTGGTGATTTCTCAGCGCACTGTGGCCGATTTGTCTGCGGGGGAGATTTCGCGAGCAATTACTCTCGTGGCGACGGTGGCAGATAATAATGATGAAATGTTACGAGAATCCTTTGGTGGCAGCTAA
- a CDS encoding J domain-containing protein, whose translation MPFPISQGLFQFDLIDHFAVLGVSIDAEHEEIRERYLKIAYKLHPDTCRLYTPAEREQANQLLAKLVNPAYEHLGRDLYREEFRLILAQMGKAMARDAGKITISSEPARKLAQSSANYELAYQKILQSLAIDQYTALENTYQKIAQLSELNLVYLMLTEGQGNKKTTRKVFISQGNPKQSELVGATFITAAEAKAKESPLEAYIRRAQASLDQNNPAQALRELRDALRQEPDNGICHALLGLAYLQQNQLSMARVHINRAWQVSPKDATVIRCKRELDKVVNPNVEMEDQKGQKKEGDRKGGFWSLFGGKKNNQIKP comes from the coding sequence ATGCCTTTTCCGATTTCCCAGGGATTATTTCAATTTGATTTAATCGATCACTTCGCTGTTTTAGGAGTCTCGATCGATGCCGAACATGAGGAGATTCGCGAGCGTTACTTAAAAATTGCCTATAAACTTCACCCCGATACCTGTCGCCTTTACACCCCCGCCGAAAGGGAACAGGCTAATCAGTTACTGGCAAAATTAGTTAACCCAGCCTACGAACATCTGGGCCGTGACCTATATCGGGAAGAATTCCGGCTCATTTTAGCACAAATGGGCAAGGCAATGGCGAGAGATGCGGGTAAAATCACCATCAGTAGCGAACCGGCTAGAAAACTAGCCCAATCTAGCGCTAACTATGAATTAGCCTATCAAAAAATCCTGCAATCCTTGGCGATCGATCAATATACCGCCCTAGAAAATACCTATCAGAAAATCGCCCAACTCAGTGAACTCAATCTGGTTTATCTGATGTTAACCGAAGGTCAGGGCAACAAGAAAACCACCCGGAAAGTCTTTATCTCCCAAGGCAATCCTAAGCAGTCCGAGTTAGTCGGGGCTACTTTCATCACGGCAGCCGAGGCTAAAGCCAAAGAATCGCCCCTAGAAGCCTATATTCGCCGCGCCCAAGCCTCTCTTGACCAAAATAATCCCGCCCAAGCTTTGCGAGAATTGCGCGATGCCCTGCGGCAAGAACCAGATAATGGCATCTGTCACGCCCTGCTCGGTTTAGCCTACCTGCAACAAAATCAACTCTCCATGGCCCGGGTTCATATCAATCGCGCCTGGCAAGTCAGCCCCAAAGATGCGACGGTGATTAGGTGCAAACGGGAACTAGATAAAGTAGTTAATCCTAATGTTGAAATGGAAGACCAGAAGGGACAAAAAAAGGAAGGGGATCGCAAGGGCGGTTTTTGGTCTCTATTTGGTGGTAAAAAGAATAACCAGATCAAACCATAA
- a CDS encoding inositol monophosphatase family protein — protein MPDTSSQLEKYLDIASEAALAAGTIILDNWGKIETIEEKGRSGDLVTEIDRRAETEILKIIGRHFPEHGILAEESGKLPGTDSEYLWAIDPLDGTTNYAHGYPVSVVSIGLLIAGIAAVGVIYNPFRKELFRAARGLGATLNRRPIHVSRTSELEKSLLVTGFAYDRCQTPDNNYAEFCYLTHLTQGVRRSGSAAKDLTDVACGRLDGYWERGINPWDLAAGIILIEEAGGKISAYDESPFLIETGRILATNGQIHTPLSQALQKAASWSFQF, from the coding sequence GTGCCAGATACCAGCAGCCAATTGGAAAAATACCTAGACATTGCCAGCGAAGCCGCCCTAGCGGCGGGAACAATTATCCTCGATAATTGGGGTAAAATCGAGACAATAGAAGAAAAAGGGCGATCGGGCGATTTAGTGACGGAAATAGATCGTCGAGCAGAAACAGAAATTCTCAAAATTATTGGCCGTCACTTTCCCGAACATGGGATTTTAGCGGAAGAATCGGGAAAACTGCCAGGGACGGATAGCGAGTATCTCTGGGCGATCGATCCTCTCGATGGAACCACCAACTATGCCCACGGTTATCCCGTATCCGTCGTCTCTATCGGACTACTGATCGCAGGGATAGCAGCAGTGGGAGTCATCTATAACCCCTTTAGAAAGGAACTATTTCGGGCAGCCAGGGGTTTGGGGGCCACCCTGAACCGTCGTCCCATCCATGTCTCCCGGACGAGTGAACTAGAAAAAAGTTTACTGGTGACGGGTTTTGCCTACGATCGCTGTCAAACCCCCGATAATAATTATGCCGAATTCTGTTATCTGACCCATCTGACCCAAGGAGTACGCCGCAGCGGTTCCGCTGCCAAAGACTTAACCGATGTGGCCTGTGGGCGCTTAGATGGTTATTGGGAACGAGGGATTAATCCTTGGGATCTGGCCGCGGGAATTATTCTGATCGAAGAAGCTGGCGGTAAAATTAGCGCCTACGATGAGAGTCCTTTTCTGATAGAAACGGGGCGAATCCTGGCCACTAACGGACAGATTCACACCCCCTTAAGCCAAGCTCTGCAAAAAGCCGCCTCTTGGAGTTTTCAGTTTTAA
- a CDS encoding 2Fe-2S iron-sulfur cluster-binding protein, with the protein MTKYHQITVHNRQTGEKFVTTVPGDNYILHSLEKQSHQLPFSCRNGACTSCAVRVLSGDIHQPEAIGLSPELKARGYALLCVSYARSDMEVATQDEDEVYELQFGRFFARGKVRFGLPLDEE; encoded by the coding sequence ATGACTAAATATCATCAAATCACCGTTCACAATCGTCAGACCGGCGAAAAATTTGTCACCACCGTTCCAGGGGATAACTATATACTGCACAGTCTGGAAAAACAGAGTCATCAATTACCCTTTTCCTGTCGCAATGGAGCTTGTACCAGCTGTGCGGTCAGGGTATTATCGGGAGATATCCATCAACCAGAAGCGATTGGACTATCGCCGGAATTAAAAGCCAGAGGTTATGCTTTACTTTGTGTCAGTTATGCCCGTAGCGATATGGAAGTAGCCACCCAAGACGAGGATGAAGTGTATGAATTACAATTCGGTCGCTTTTTTGCCCGTGGGAAAGTGCGTTTTGGTTTACCCTTAGATGAAGAATAG
- a CDS encoding homogentisate phytyltransferase, protein MNQAPFLPVNHPRPNFLDRLGSLWKFSRPHTIIGTSLSVLSLYLIALGNISDFFSHWSVLLLTWTACLAGNVYIVGLNQLEDIDIDKINKPQLPLAKGEFSRLTGGLIVGFSGILAIILAFIGGFWLLITVGISLLIGTAYSLPPVRLKRFPLWAAFCIFTVRGVIVNLGLFRHYNTVINQNQSIYPSVWVLTAFVLVFTVAIAIFKDVPDLEGDRIYQITTFTLLLGPEKILTISLLTISLCYAGMIAVGLLGITGINSPLAIVAHLLLLLLLWWRSRGVNLEDKSEISRFYQFIWKLFFLEYLIFPLACLL, encoded by the coding sequence ATGAATCAAGCTCCTTTTCTTCCAGTTAACCATCCCCGGCCTAACTTTCTCGACCGGTTAGGGAGTCTCTGGAAATTTTCCCGTCCCCATACGATTATCGGCACTTCTTTAAGTGTTTTAAGTCTGTATTTGATTGCTTTAGGCAATATTAGCGATTTTTTTAGCCATTGGTCGGTTTTATTGCTCACTTGGACTGCTTGTCTTGCGGGTAATGTCTATATCGTCGGTTTAAATCAGTTGGAAGACATCGACATCGATAAAATCAATAAACCCCAGCTTCCCCTAGCCAAGGGCGAATTTTCTCGGTTAACAGGCGGGTTAATCGTGGGTTTTAGCGGTATTTTAGCAATCATACTGGCTTTTATCGGTGGTTTTTGGCTGTTAATCACCGTGGGGATTAGTTTACTCATCGGTACTGCCTATTCCTTGCCACCAGTGCGGTTAAAACGCTTTCCCCTCTGGGCAGCCTTCTGTATTTTTACCGTCCGGGGTGTCATCGTTAATTTAGGTCTTTTTCGCCACTACAACACAGTTATTAATCAAAATCAGTCTATCTATCCCTCAGTCTGGGTTTTAACAGCTTTTGTTCTTGTTTTCACCGTTGCGATCGCTATTTTTAAGGATGTTCCCGACCTAGAAGGCGATCGCATTTACCAAATTACCACTTTTACCCTCCTTCTCGGCCCAGAAAAAATCTTAACAATTTCCCTATTGACAATTTCTCTATGTTATGCAGGGATGATTGCCGTCGGTCTCTTGGGGATAACGGGAATTAATTCTCCCCTGGCCATTGTCGCCCATCTGCTCCTACTTCTTCTTCTTTGGTGGCGTAGTCGCGGGGTAAATTTAGAAGATAAAAGCGAAATCAGCCGATTTTACCAATTTATTTGGAAATTATTCTTTCTAGAATACCTGATATTTCCCCTAGCTTGTTTACTATGA
- a CDS encoding class I SAM-dependent methyltransferase, whose protein sequence is MANQTLGLDQQFYSYYQSICLREPPILAQLRQETASQPLAVMQIAPEQGQFMAFLVQAIGAKKTLEIGVFTGYSSLVVALALPPEGKLIACDLREEYTSIARRYWQQAGVADKIDLRIAPALETLDQLIAGGESNSFDFVFIDADKSNYDPYYERALQLVRSGGIIAIDNVFWSGRVAAADSTDNRTKIIRSLNAKIQQDQRVNISIIPIGDGLTLAMKK, encoded by the coding sequence ATGGCTAATCAAACTCTTGGACTCGATCAACAATTTTATTCCTATTATCAATCTATCTGTCTGCGAGAACCTCCTATTTTAGCTCAATTACGTCAAGAAACTGCCTCTCAACCCCTGGCAGTCATGCAGATTGCCCCCGAACAAGGTCAGTTTATGGCTTTTTTGGTACAGGCGATCGGGGCGAAAAAAACCCTAGAAATAGGGGTTTTTACCGGTTATAGTTCTCTAGTGGTAGCCTTAGCTTTACCCCCAGAAGGCAAGCTGATCGCCTGTGATCTAAGGGAAGAATATACCAGTATAGCCCGCCGTTATTGGCAGCAGGCCGGTGTCGCCGATAAAATCGATTTAAGAATTGCCCCGGCCCTGGAGACTTTAGATCAATTAATCGCCGGGGGAGAAAGTAATAGTTTTGATTTTGTCTTTATCGATGCCGATAAAAGTAATTATGATCCCTACTACGAACGGGCGTTACAATTGGTCAGAAGCGGCGGAATTATCGCCATCGATAATGTTTTTTGGTCGGGACGAGTAGCGGCGGCCGATAGCACCGATAATCGCACCAAAATTATCCGTTCACTTAATGCCAAAATTCAGCAGGATCAACGGGTCAATATCAGTATTATTCCTATTGGTGATGGTTTGACCCTGGCAATGAAAAAGTGA
- a CDS encoding hybrid sensor histidine kinase/response regulator: protein MMKPDSDHLFNEDLEQLLESLEDKDADGDEALEELFGDSINWEESATNDLYSTPGPAPKLEPEDGDDLESLLLENAVVLDSEAIIAIGNPNFYDSLEDLEAFLEKPTPPAQPPLPDIFESLEAFLWESPAVDWVAAVEPLKGLESLEIAPESLLEDEFKDLEKLLEETNQVMAANPAASVSPPVGSKNLRPLVSKAFEQTMRVPIKQLDNLSNLIGELVVKRNRLEEEQDRLRLFLDNLLTCVQHLGDVGSRMQDLYERSLLEGALLASRNSGGAIGYGRVQGENQGDSAMAGELDALEIDRFTDFHLLSQEMIELIVRVRESASDLQFVVDETDQVTRSLRQATTQLQEGMTKSRMVPFSQAADRLPRAIRDISLKLDKQAKLKVEGGDVLIDKMLLEHLNSPMTHLVNNAITHGIESPQERMAKGKPALGTISVRAFLQGNQTVITVGDDGAGIDADQVKRKAIEKGLIGDQEAEHLSPQEVYKLLFHPGFSTKDQADDFAGRGVGLDVVQTSLIDVRGTVTIDSVLGKGSTFTIRLPLTLSICKALCCVSNHARIGFSMDGVEDMKDFRSSDIQMDREGRRCVFWQNTLLPFQPLSELLSYNRQLSRGSFYTGKQEQDSFSIVILRGGNNLLAVQVDQVIGELEIVIKQIEGPIPKTAGIAGATVLGDGTVMPIGDVLELIDIARGRLRTDNGGLWRQPAPPVGVETRQKSGAMVLIVDDSITVRGLLSLSFSKAGYRVEQARDGQEAWEKLRGGLPCDIVFCDIEMPRMNGLELLYNLQKDPRLASIPVALLTSRGAERHRQVAATLGASGYFTKPYTERDLLSAAERMIAGEVLLANSIKATRNQPLSPDATIIDSNPANFFAQSTPRVLIVDDSVTAREMLAISLVKAGYRIEEARDGLEAWEKLRAGLACDLILCDLEMPRLNGLELLSRLQEDEQLQGIPVAMITSRGSQKMQHLAAAKGAKGYFVKPYIEDVLLSAAQRLIAGEVLIQKDSPAD from the coding sequence ATGATGAAACCCGACTCGGATCATCTCTTTAACGAGGATCTCGAACAGCTGTTAGAGAGTTTAGAAGACAAAGACGCCGACGGTGACGAGGCTCTAGAGGAACTGTTTGGCGATAGTATCAATTGGGAAGAATCCGCCACTAATGATCTTTATTCTACCCCCGGACCGGCTCCCAAGTTAGAACCGGAAGATGGGGATGATCTCGAATCTCTGCTGCTAGAAAACGCGGTGGTCCTGGACTCAGAAGCAATTATAGCCATCGGCAACCCCAATTTTTACGACAGCCTCGAAGACTTAGAAGCTTTTCTGGAAAAACCCACGCCACCGGCGCAACCGCCACTACCAGACATCTTTGAATCCCTAGAGGCCTTCCTCTGGGAATCCCCAGCAGTGGACTGGGTGGCCGCGGTGGAACCTCTGAAAGGGTTAGAATCACTGGAAATTGCCCCAGAAAGCCTCCTAGAGGATGAATTCAAGGATTTAGAAAAACTCCTCGAAGAAACCAATCAGGTGATGGCAGCAAATCCGGCGGCCAGTGTCAGTCCGCCAGTCGGGTCAAAAAACCTGCGTCCCCTTGTCAGTAAAGCTTTTGAACAGACGATGCGGGTGCCGATCAAACAATTGGATAACCTCAGCAATCTGATCGGGGAACTGGTGGTTAAACGCAATCGCCTTGAAGAGGAACAGGATCGCCTGCGTCTCTTTTTAGATAATTTGCTAACCTGCGTCCAACATCTGGGTGATGTGGGCAGTCGGATGCAGGATCTCTATGAAAGAAGCCTCCTAGAAGGGGCTTTACTGGCTAGTCGCAATTCCGGTGGTGCCATCGGTTACGGTAGAGTTCAGGGAGAAAATCAGGGGGATTCGGCCATGGCCGGCGAACTAGATGCCCTAGAGATCGACCGTTTTACCGATTTCCATTTATTATCCCAAGAGATGATCGAATTGATCGTACGAGTGCGAGAATCGGCCTCTGATCTTCAATTTGTCGTCGATGAAACCGATCAGGTGACGCGCAGTCTGCGACAGGCCACCACCCAACTACAGGAAGGGATGACCAAATCGCGCATGGTTCCCTTTAGTCAAGCCGCCGATCGCCTACCCCGGGCAATTCGCGATATTTCCCTGAAACTCGATAAACAAGCCAAATTAAAAGTGGAAGGGGGTGATGTTCTCATCGATAAGATGCTCCTCGAACATCTCAATAGTCCCATGACCCATCTGGTCAACAATGCGATCACCCACGGCATTGAATCACCCCAAGAACGTATGGCCAAAGGGAAACCTGCCCTCGGAACCATCTCTGTCCGGGCATTCCTACAGGGGAATCAAACCGTGATCACCGTTGGTGATGATGGGGCTGGTATTGATGCTGATCAGGTGAAACGCAAGGCGATCGAAAAAGGCCTGATCGGCGATCAGGAAGCTGAACACCTCAGTCCCCAAGAAGTCTATAAACTCCTCTTTCACCCTGGTTTTAGTACCAAAGATCAGGCCGATGATTTTGCTGGTCGTGGGGTGGGTTTAGATGTGGTGCAGACCAGTTTAATCGATGTGCGCGGGACCGTTACTATTGACTCGGTACTGGGCAAAGGAAGCACTTTTACCATCCGTTTACCCCTAACCCTGAGTATCTGTAAGGCCCTCTGTTGTGTTAGTAATCATGCGCGCATCGGGTTCTCCATGGACGGAGTGGAAGATATGAAGGATTTCCGGTCCAGCGATATCCAAATGGATAGGGAGGGACGGCGCTGCGTTTTCTGGCAAAATACTTTACTACCCTTCCAACCCTTGAGCGAATTGCTTTCCTACAATCGGCAACTAAGTCGCGGTAGTTTTTATACTGGCAAACAGGAGCAAGACTCTTTTTCGATCGTGATCCTGCGCGGTGGTAATAATCTCCTCGCAGTACAGGTGGATCAAGTGATCGGTGAACTGGAAATCGTCATCAAACAGATCGAAGGACCGATTCCGAAAACGGCTGGGATTGCTGGGGCGACGGTTTTGGGCGATGGTACGGTGATGCCGATCGGGGATGTGTTAGAGTTAATCGACATCGCCAGGGGTCGTCTGCGTACCGATAACGGTGGTCTTTGGCGCCAACCTGCCCCCCCCGTAGGGGTGGAAACTAGGCAAAAATCGGGGGCTATGGTTCTGATTGTCGATGATTCGATTACTGTCCGGGGATTGCTCTCTTTAAGCTTTAGTAAAGCCGGTTATCGTGTGGAACAGGCCCGGGATGGTCAAGAAGCTTGGGAAAAATTACGCGGCGGTTTGCCCTGTGATATCGTTTTCTGCGATATCGAGATGCCCCGCATGAATGGCCTAGAATTACTGTATAATTTGCAAAAAGACCCCCGATTAGCGTCGATTCCCGTGGCTTTATTGACTTCCCGAGGAGCGGAACGTCATCGTCAGGTGGCGGCGACATTAGGGGCCAGTGGTTATTTTACCAAGCCCTACACGGAAAGAGATTTACTCTCGGCGGCTGAAAGAATGATTGCGGGGGAAGTGTTACTAGCTAATAGTATTAAAGCGACTCGTAATCAGCCTTTATCCCCCGATGCAACGATTATTGACAGTAATCCCGCTAATTTCTTTGCACAATCGACTCCTCGGGTCTTGATTGTCGATGATTCGGTAACGGCGCGGGAAATGTTAGCGATTTCTTTGGTGAAAGCTGGTTATCGCATTGAAGAGGCCCGAGACGGTTTAGAAGCATGGGAAAAATTACGGGCTGGATTAGCTTGTGATCTGATTCTCTGCGATCTCGAAATGCCTCGCCTGAATGGGTTAGAATTGCTCTCTCGTCTGCAAGAGGATGAACAACTTCAGGGGATACCAGTAGCGATGATTACCTCGCGAGGGTCGCAAAAAATGCAGCATCTCGCCGCTGCTAAAGGGGCAAAAGGTTATTTTGTCAAGCCCTATATTGAGGATGTTTTACTGTCGGCAGCCCAACGTTTAATCGCTGGTGAGGTGTTAATCCAAAAAGACAGTCCCGCGGATTAA
- a CDS encoding class I SAM-dependent methyltransferase: MLFKQKFFLIVSFLIVVFCGFGLLNLTYDASVLAQEEYYQIRALHSRDGIGKFYLGREIAKVMGHQEMLWLERPSRRFTEKPDDLITALHLKPTDLVADIGAGTGYLSFPMANLVEQVFAVDVQPEMLGAIDFLAEENQVKNVTTILATETDPKLPINAIDLALMVDAYHEFSSPREMMENLVKSLKPDGRVVLVEYRRENPLIPIKALHKMTRRQVEKEMAAVGLLPEEIIETLPQQHLMIFQKAGSSG, encoded by the coding sequence ATGCTGTTTAAGCAAAAATTTTTCTTAATTGTCTCGTTTCTAATAGTGGTTTTTTGCGGTTTCGGATTATTAAATCTTACCTACGATGCTTCAGTTTTAGCGCAAGAGGAATATTATCAGATTCGAGCGCTTCATAGTCGCGATGGTATCGGTAAATTTTATCTAGGACGGGAAATCGCTAAAGTCATGGGACACCAAGAAATGTTATGGTTAGAACGTCCTAGTCGCCGTTTCACGGAAAAACCCGATGATCTGATCACCGCACTACATTTAAAACCCACAGACCTAGTGGCAGATATCGGCGCGGGGACAGGTTATTTGAGTTTTCCTATGGCGAATTTAGTAGAGCAAGTTTTCGCCGTCGATGTGCAACCGGAAATGTTAGGGGCAATTGATTTTTTAGCCGAGGAAAATCAAGTTAAGAATGTCACCACAATTCTCGCTACAGAAACCGATCCCAAATTGCCTATAAATGCGATCGATTTAGCTTTAATGGTCGATGCTTATCACGAGTTTTCCTCTCCCCGCGAGATGATGGAGAATCTGGTCAAATCCTTAAAACCCGATGGTAGGGTGGTATTAGTAGAATACCGTCGTGAAAATCCCCTGATTCCCATCAAGGCCCTTCATAAAATGACCCGCAGACAGGTAGAAAAAGAAATGGCCGCTGTTGGTTTACTGCCAGAAGAAATCATCGAGACTTTGCCCCAACAACATTTAATGATTTTCCAAAAGGCTGGTTCTTCGGGTTAA